The sequence below is a genomic window from Kitasatospora kifunensis.
GGCCTCGATGGTGACGGCGTCCGGCGACACGTCCACGGTCTTGGCGCGGAAGAGCTGCACGATCTCGACGACCTGGGACCGGGTCTCGTTGTCGGCCCGGACCTTGACCAGGACCAGTTCCCGCTGGATCGCAGCGGACTGGTCGAGTTCGACGATCTTTATCACGTTGACCAGCTTGTTGAGCTGCTTGGTGACCTGCTCGAGCGGCAGGTCCTCGACGTTGACCACGATGGTCATCCGGGAGATGTCCGGATGCTCGGTCGGGCCGACGGCGAGGGAGTCGATGTTGAAGCCCCGACGGGAGAACAGGGCGGCCACGCGGGCGAGCGCGCCGGGCTTGTTCTCGACCAGGACGGAGAGGGTGTGCTTGGACATGGTCTCTGATTCCTAGTTCGAGGTTCAGTCGAGGTCGTCGCCGAAGTCGGGGCGCACGCCCCGGGCGAAGAGGATCTCGTCGTTGCTGGTGCCGGCCGCCACCATCGGCCAGACCATGGCGTCCTGGTGGACGATGAAGTCGATCACCACCGGGCGGTCGTTGATCTCCATCGCCTGCTTGATCACCGCGTCCAGCTCCTCGGGGCGCTCGCAGCGCAGGCCCACGCAGCCCATCGCCTCGGCCAGCAGCACGAAGTCGGGGATCCGGGTGCCCTGCGGCGGCGGGGCGACCCCGTCGTGCTCGGGGCCGGCGTGCAGCACGGTGTTGGAGTAGCGCTGGTTGTAGAAGAGGGTCTGCCACTGGCGGACCATGCCGAGCGAACCGTTGTTGATCACGGCCACCTTGATCGGCAGGTTGTTCAGCGCGCAGGTGACCAGTTCCTGATTGGTCATCTGGAAGCAGCCGTCGCCGTCGATGGCCCAGACCGCGGCCTGAGGCCTGCCCGCCTTGGCGCCCATCGCGGCCGGGACCGCGTAGCCCATGGTGCCCGCGCCACCGGAGTTGAGCCAGCTGGCCGGCTTCTCGTAGCTGATGAACTGCGAGGCCCACATCTGGTGTTGGCCGACACCGGCGGCGTAGATCGCCTCGGGACCGACCAGCCGGCCGATCCGCTCGATCACCTGCTGCGGCGACAACTCGCCTGCCGGGGCTGGCTCGTAGCCCAGCGGGTAGGTCTTCTTCCACTCGTTGAGCTTGACCCACCAGTCGCTGTAGTCGCCCTTGCGGCCGGCCTCGTGCTCGGCCTGGACGGCGACGATCAGGTCGGCCAGCACCTCGCGGGCATCGCCCACGATCGGCACGTCGGCCGGGCGGTTCTTGCCGATCTCGGCCGGGTCGATGTCGGCGTGCACCACCTTGGCGTACGGCGCGAAGCTGTCCAGCTTGCCGGTGACCCGGTCGTCGAACCGGGCGCCGAGGGTGAAGAGCAGGTCGGCCTTCTGCAGCGCGGTGACCGCGGGGACGCTGCCGTGCATGCCGGGCATGCCCAGGTGCTGCGGGTGGCTGTCCGGGAAGGCGCCCAGCGCCATCAGCGTGGTGACCACCGGGGCACCGGTCAGCTCGGCCAGGATCCGCAGCTCGGCGGTGGCGTTCGCCTTGAGCACGCCGCCGCCCACGTAGAGGACCGGCTTCTTGGCCGCGACCAGCAGCTTGGCGGCCTCGCGGATCTGCTTGGCGTGCGGCTTGGTGACCGGGCGGTAGCCCGGCAGCGCCAGCTCGACCGGCCAGCGGAAGGTGGTGGTGGCCTGCAGCGCGTCCTTGGCGATGTCGACCAGCACCGGCCCCGGGCGCCCGGTGGCGGCGATGTGGAAGGCCTCGGCGATCACCTGCGGGATCTCCGCCGGGTCGGTGACCAGGAAGTTGTGCTTGGTGATCGGCATCGTGATGCCGCAGATGTCCGCCTCCTGGAAGGCGTCGGTGCCGATCGCCTTGGAGGCGACCTGACCGGTGATCGCGACCAGCGGCACCGAGTCCATGTAGGCGTCGGCGATCGGGGTGACCAGGTTGGTCGCGCCCGGGCCCGAGGTCGCCATGCAGACGCCCACCTTGCCGGTGGCCTGCGCGTATCCGGTGGCCGCGTGCCCCGCGCCCTGCTCGTGGCGGACCAGGATGTGCCGGACCTTGACCGAGTCCATCAGCGGGTCGTACGCCGGCAGGATCGCACCGCCCGGAATACCGAAGACCGTTTCCGCACCAACCGCCTCGAGTGAGCGGATGAGCGACTGCGCGCCGGTCATCGTCTCGACGACCGCGGGAGCCTCCGGGGACGGCCCGCCCTGCTGGTCCCCTCGGCGGGGGGATGCCGTGTGCTCAGTCATCTGCCTGTCTCTTCTCGGGATCGGCCGGCCCTGGCGGGCTCCGCCGGGGCGCTACGCTGCTCCGCCGGCGAGGGTCCGGTAGCCGGATGCCCGTCCGTTTCGTCCGGTATTCGGGGTGACGGACCGGCGGTACATCGGTGTTCCAACAGTGCGATTGCAACAAAAAACCCCTCGTGCCCAGGGCAAGCGAGGGGTGGCGCGTCGGCTAGTGACGAGTCCGGACAGGATCCGGAGCTCAGCCGACGCGCCCGCCAAGTACGAGAATTCGGGTGGTCATGGCACCGACCTTGCTCCTCGGCGCGGGCCGATGTCAAGCAGGTGGGATCGGCGTCTCGCCATGCGGACCCGCAGTGGACCCCGGCACGATGCCGGTCGCGGCCTGGCAATCCGCGGCCTCGTGCGCTCCGTGATGGTGCGCCAGGCGGCCTTGGCCCGGTTCGGGACGTCCACCCGATCGGGTGTCGGCGGCCGACAGATAGGCGAGCCGGGCCGAGACCGCGCCCAGCGGCCGAGGCAGCGGGTAGAGCCGACGGGCCAGCGCCCGGCGCAGCCGGAACTCGTCCAGCGGCTGGGCGAAGGCCAGGCCCTGTCCGTGCCGGCAGCCCAGCTCCTGGAGCACCGTCACCTGCCGCTCCTGGTCCACCCCCTCGGCGCCGGTGGCCAGCCCCAGCTCGCGGCCCAGCCGCAGCGCGTGACCGGCCAGCGCCCGGCTGCGCGGGTTCTCGGCCAGCTCCTGGACCAGGGTGCGGTCCAGCTTCAGGGCGTCGAACGGCAGCCGGGCCAGCGCGCTCAGCGAGCCGCTGTCGGCACCGAAGCCGGCCAGCGCGGTGCCCACCCCGAGTCGGCGCA
It includes:
- a CDS encoding acetolactate synthase large subunit — protein: MTEHTASPRRGDQQGGPSPEAPAVVETMTGAQSLIRSLEAVGAETVFGIPGGAILPAYDPLMDSVKVRHILVRHEQGAGHAATGYAQATGKVGVCMATSGPGATNLVTPIADAYMDSVPLVAITGQVASKAIGTDAFQEADICGITMPITKHNFLVTDPAEIPQVIAEAFHIAATGRPGPVLVDIAKDALQATTTFRWPVELALPGYRPVTKPHAKQIREAAKLLVAAKKPVLYVGGGVLKANATAELRILAELTGAPVVTTLMALGAFPDSHPQHLGMPGMHGSVPAVTALQKADLLFTLGARFDDRVTGKLDSFAPYAKVVHADIDPAEIGKNRPADVPIVGDAREVLADLIVAVQAEHEAGRKGDYSDWWVKLNEWKKTYPLGYEPAPAGELSPQQVIERIGRLVGPEAIYAAGVGQHQMWASQFISYEKPASWLNSGGAGTMGYAVPAAMGAKAGRPQAAVWAIDGDGCFQMTNQELVTCALNNLPIKVAVINNGSLGMVRQWQTLFYNQRYSNTVLHAGPEHDGVAPPPQGTRIPDFVLLAEAMGCVGLRCERPEELDAVIKQAMEINDRPVVIDFIVHQDAMVWPMVAAGTSNDEILFARGVRPDFGDDLD
- the ilvN gene encoding acetolactate synthase small subunit, with the protein product MSKHTLSVLVENKPGALARVAALFSRRGFNIDSLAVGPTEHPDISRMTIVVNVEDLPLEQVTKQLNKLVNVIKIVELDQSAAIQRELVLVKVRADNETRSQVVEIVQLFRAKTVDVSPDAVTIEATGSSDKLEAMLRMLEPYGIKELVQSGLVAIGRGARSITDRSLRALDRSA